The proteins below come from a single Micromonospora citrea genomic window:
- a CDS encoding alpha/beta hydrolase — MAVGYRQLWAADPGGWRTAGAAWRGLTDPVGRRAGELSADAAALRADWTGGAARAADARLTALRAELTTVSPALVEVDQVLAEFAGRLGAAKARLAAAVTRAEGAGLLVDRQGRVSADPARAPATPASGQVAAGVGAAIREALELAGSADREAAGRLDALAAAARSTWVAPPPPGRPSPGASPAAVRAWWAGLTPAQRRWLVAHEPGLVGRLDGVPADARDQANRLLLGARREELLAARRALLARVPRGPAELAGLLRVETALAGLDALAGRLAAGEAPRAYLLGLGTAGEGRAVVALGNPDRSARVLTYVPGMTSGLGDATGELGRAARVLSRCAALAPGEEAAAVLWLDYDAPDFLHEAAWPGQARDAGPALHRFQEGLRATHEGPPGRQTVLGHSYGSLVVGTAARDHGLAADALVFVGSPGVGVAHAAELRLPPGQVWASTASDDVIRLARPPDELARQALYAASPLTVAGPARELWFGHDPSHPAFGGRTFPSGRHGHTGYWAPDNPALDGMARVVLGR, encoded by the coding sequence GTGGCCGTGGGCTACCGACAGCTCTGGGCGGCCGACCCGGGTGGGTGGCGGACCGCCGGCGCGGCCTGGCGCGGGCTGACCGACCCGGTCGGGCGCCGGGCCGGCGAGCTGTCCGCCGACGCGGCGGCGCTGCGCGCCGACTGGACCGGTGGTGCGGCCCGGGCCGCCGACGCCCGGCTCACGGCGCTGCGCGCCGAACTGACCACGGTCTCCCCCGCCCTCGTCGAGGTCGATCAGGTGCTGGCCGAGTTCGCCGGCCGGCTGGGGGCGGCCAAGGCCCGGCTCGCCGCGGCGGTGACGCGCGCGGAGGGCGCCGGGCTGCTGGTCGACCGGCAGGGGCGGGTGTCGGCCGACCCCGCCCGCGCGCCGGCCACCCCTGCGTCGGGGCAGGTCGCGGCCGGGGTGGGCGCGGCGATCCGGGAGGCGTTGGAGCTGGCCGGGTCCGCCGACCGGGAGGCGGCCGGCCGGCTGGACGCCCTGGCGGCGGCCGCCCGGTCGACGTGGGTGGCCCCGCCGCCGCCCGGCCGGCCGTCGCCCGGCGCGAGTCCCGCCGCGGTGCGGGCGTGGTGGGCGGGGCTCACTCCCGCGCAGCGCCGGTGGCTGGTGGCCCACGAGCCGGGGCTTGTCGGCCGCCTCGACGGGGTGCCGGCGGACGCCCGCGACCAGGCCAACCGGCTGCTGCTCGGTGCGCGGCGGGAGGAGCTGCTCGCCGCGCGGCGAGCGCTGCTGGCGCGGGTGCCGCGCGGGCCGGCGGAGCTGGCCGGGCTGCTGCGGGTCGAGACGGCGCTGGCCGGGCTGGACGCGCTGGCCGGCCGCCTGGCCGCCGGGGAGGCGCCCCGGGCGTACCTGCTGGGGCTGGGCACGGCCGGCGAGGGGCGCGCGGTCGTGGCGCTGGGCAACCCGGACCGCTCGGCGCGGGTGCTGACGTACGTGCCCGGGATGACCTCCGGACTGGGTGACGCGACCGGCGAGCTGGGCCGGGCGGCCCGGGTGCTGTCCCGCTGCGCCGCCCTGGCTCCCGGGGAGGAGGCCGCGGCGGTGCTCTGGCTGGACTACGACGCCCCCGACTTCCTGCACGAGGCGGCCTGGCCGGGGCAGGCCCGGGACGCCGGGCCGGCGCTGCACCGGTTCCAGGAGGGGCTGCGGGCGACCCACGAGGGGCCGCCGGGCCGGCAGACCGTGCTGGGCCACAGCTACGGCTCGCTGGTGGTCGGCACGGCGGCGCGCGACCACGGGCTCGCCGCCGACGCCCTGGTCTTCGTCGGCTCGCCCGGGGTGGGGGTCGCGCACGCCGCCGAGCTGCGGCTGCCTCCGGGGCAGGTCTGGGCGAGCACCGCGTCGGACGACGTGATCCGGCTGGCCCGGCCGCCGGACGAGCTGGCCCGGCAGGCCCTGTACGCCGCGTCGCCGCTGACGGTCGCCGGGCCGGCGCGGGAGCTGTGGTTCGGCCACGACCCCAGCCACCCGGCGTTCGGCGGGCGCACCTTTCCCAGCGGCCGGCACGGCCACACCGGCTACTGGGCGCCCGACAACCCGGCGCTGGACGGCATGGCCCGGGTCGTGCTGGGCCGCTGA
- a CDS encoding type VII secretion target codes for MTEEPITVRPEALRRAASALGDDAYRLAHGLAGATGLVVPAPEWAAGAALTGLESAVHAWFGALGARVAATAGAVRAAAQAYEAVDDRSAGRLTALPR; via the coding sequence ATGACCGAGGAGCCGATCACCGTACGACCAGAGGCGCTGCGCCGGGCCGCGAGCGCGCTCGGCGACGACGCGTACCGGCTGGCGCACGGGCTGGCCGGGGCGACCGGGCTGGTGGTGCCGGCCCCGGAGTGGGCGGCCGGGGCGGCCCTGACCGGGCTGGAGTCGGCGGTGCACGCCTGGTTCGGCGCCCTCGGTGCCCGGGTGGCCGCGACGGCCGGGGCGGTGCGCGCGGCGGCGCAGGCCTACGAGGCGGTGGACGACCGGTCGGCCGGCCGGCTCACCGCCCTGCCCCGGTGA
- a CDS encoding holo-ACP synthase codes for MIVAVGIDVVLVERFARALARTPLLADRLFTEAERYTSSGNPRSPESLAARFAAKEAVAKALGAPAGLSWHDCEIVPDPDGRPWLTVSGTVAAAAAERGVSRWHLSLSHDGGIASAMVVAER; via the coding sequence GTGATCGTCGCTGTCGGCATCGACGTCGTCCTGGTCGAGCGGTTCGCCAGGGCCCTGGCGCGGACGCCGCTGCTCGCCGACCGGCTCTTCACGGAGGCCGAGCGCTACACCAGCTCCGGCAACCCCCGGTCGCCCGAGTCGCTGGCCGCCCGGTTCGCGGCCAAGGAGGCCGTCGCCAAGGCGCTCGGCGCGCCGGCCGGTCTGAGCTGGCACGACTGCGAGATCGTGCCGGATCCCGACGGTCGTCCCTGGCTGACCGTCTCCGGCACGGTCGCGGCGGCGGCCGCCGAACGCGGGGTCAGCCGCTGGCACCTGTCGTTGTCGCACGACGGCGGGATCGCCTCGGCCATGGTGGTCGCGGAACGGTGA
- a CDS encoding NAD(P)H-hydrate dehydratase has product MRPVWRVADVRAAEAGLMATLPPGTLMRRAAAGLARRCALLLADRGGVYAAGVLLLVGSGDNGGDTLLAGAHLARRGAAVSALLLTPGRAHAEGLAALRAAGGRIVDRPPATVDLVLDGIVGIGGRGGLRDTADQLAASLVRHCGRDGAPATVVAVDVPSGVGVDTGHVPLTASGRPSAVRADVTVAFGALKPALVVGPAAALAGEVELVDIGLEPWLRGSPALRVTEWSDVADWWPRLGPASEKYTRGVVGVATGSATYPGAAVLSVAGALAGPTGMVRYAGSARADVLHRHPSVIATGRVADAGRVQAWVCGSGLGTGGEAAGELRAVLAAPVPVVLDADALTLLVDGSLADRLRKRDAPIVVTPHDREFTRLCGESPGADRVGATLRLAAWMNAVVLLKGDRTVIGTPDGRAYVNPTGTPALATGGTGDVLSGLLGSLLAAGLAPERAAAAAAYLHGLAGREAARGGPVTAPDVADALRPVLARLGQGDQRGK; this is encoded by the coding sequence GTGAGACCGGTGTGGCGGGTCGCGGACGTACGCGCGGCGGAGGCGGGCCTGATGGCGACCCTTCCGCCCGGGACGCTGATGAGGCGGGCGGCCGCCGGGCTGGCCCGCCGGTGCGCGCTGCTGCTCGCCGACCGGGGCGGGGTCTACGCGGCCGGGGTGCTGCTGCTGGTCGGCTCCGGCGACAACGGCGGCGACACCCTCCTGGCCGGCGCGCACCTGGCCCGCCGGGGCGCGGCCGTGTCGGCGCTGCTGCTCACCCCCGGTCGGGCGCACGCCGAGGGGCTGGCCGCGCTGCGGGCCGCCGGCGGGCGGATCGTGGACCGGCCGCCGGCGACGGTCGACCTGGTGCTGGACGGCATCGTCGGGATCGGCGGCCGGGGCGGGCTGCGGGACACCGCCGACCAGCTCGCCGCCAGCCTGGTACGGCACTGCGGGCGCGACGGCGCCCCGGCCACCGTGGTCGCGGTGGACGTGCCCAGCGGCGTCGGGGTCGACACCGGGCACGTGCCGCTGACCGCCTCCGGGCGGCCGAGCGCCGTCCGCGCCGACGTGACGGTCGCCTTCGGCGCGCTGAAACCGGCGCTGGTGGTGGGCCCGGCCGCCGCGCTCGCCGGCGAGGTGGAGCTGGTCGACATCGGGCTGGAGCCGTGGCTGCGCGGCAGCCCGGCGCTGCGCGTCACCGAGTGGTCGGACGTGGCCGACTGGTGGCCCCGGCTCGGCCCGGCCTCGGAGAAGTACACCCGGGGGGTGGTGGGCGTCGCGACCGGTTCGGCGACCTACCCCGGCGCGGCGGTGCTCTCGGTCGCCGGGGCGCTGGCCGGCCCGACCGGCATGGTGCGCTACGCCGGCTCCGCGCGGGCCGACGTGCTGCACCGGCACCCGTCGGTGATCGCGACGGGGCGGGTCGCCGACGCGGGGCGGGTGCAGGCGTGGGTCTGCGGTTCGGGGCTCGGCACCGGCGGGGAGGCGGCCGGGGAGCTGCGCGCCGTGCTCGCCGCCCCGGTGCCGGTGGTGCTCGACGCCGACGCGCTGACCCTGCTGGTCGACGGTTCGCTGGCCGACCGGCTGCGCAAGCGGGACGCTCCGATCGTGGTCACCCCGCACGACCGCGAGTTCACCCGGCTCTGCGGGGAGAGCCCGGGGGCGGACCGGGTGGGGGCCACGCTGCGGCTGGCCGCCTGGATGAACGCGGTGGTGCTGCTCAAGGGGGACCGCACGGTGATCGGCACGCCGGACGGCCGGGCGTACGTGAACCCGACCGGAACCCCGGCGCTGGCCACCGGCGGCACCGGCGACGTGCTGTCCGGGCTGCTCGGCTCGCTGCTCGCGGCCGGGCTGGCGCCGGAGCGCGCGGCGGCCGCGGCCGCGTACCTGCACGGGCTCGCCGGCCGGGAGGCGGCCCGGGGCGGGCCGGTGACCGCGCCCGACGTGGCCGACGCCCTCCGCCCGGTCCTCGCCCGCCTCGGCCAGGGAGATCAGCGCGGAAAGTAG
- the alr gene encoding alanine racemase encodes MWQAEVRVDLDAIRENVSRLRSGTAAELMAVVKGDGYGHGMVPAARAALDAGADWLGVCTLDEALTLRRAGITVPVLAWLLAPGLPLHEGVSAGVDLGVASLPQLDEMVEAGRAAGRPARLHLKIDTGLSRGGATVADWPALLDAAAKAQADGLVEVVGVWSHFVYADSPGHPTIDRQIAVFHEGLGMAEQAGLRPRYRHLANSAATLTRPDTHFDLVRPGLAVYGLSPIAGESYGLRPAMTARARVMLAKRVPAGSGVSYGHTYTTEREANLAVVPLGYADGVPRHASNSGPVRLRGKRRTISGRVCMDQFVLDCGDDPVAAGDVVTLFGSGADGEPTADDWAEATGTINYEIVTRFGSTRVPRVYDGERP; translated from the coding sequence ATGTGGCAGGCCGAGGTGCGGGTGGATCTGGACGCGATCCGCGAGAACGTGAGCCGGCTGAGGTCCGGCACCGCCGCCGAGCTGATGGCGGTGGTCAAGGGCGACGGCTACGGCCACGGCATGGTCCCGGCCGCCCGCGCCGCGCTCGACGCCGGGGCGGACTGGCTGGGCGTCTGCACGCTGGACGAGGCGCTGACGCTGCGGCGGGCGGGGATCACCGTGCCGGTGCTGGCCTGGCTCCTCGCGCCGGGGCTGCCGCTGCACGAGGGCGTCTCCGCCGGGGTCGACCTCGGCGTCGCCAGCCTGCCCCAGCTCGACGAGATGGTCGAGGCGGGCCGCGCCGCCGGCCGGCCGGCCCGGCTGCACCTCAAGATCGACACCGGCCTGTCCCGGGGCGGCGCGACCGTCGCGGACTGGCCGGCCCTGCTCGACGCCGCCGCCAAGGCGCAGGCCGACGGCCTGGTCGAGGTGGTCGGGGTGTGGAGCCACTTCGTCTACGCGGACTCGCCGGGCCATCCGACCATCGACCGCCAGATCGCCGTCTTCCACGAGGGCCTCGGCATGGCCGAGCAGGCCGGCCTGCGGCCGCGCTACCGGCACCTGGCCAACTCGGCCGCCACGCTGACCCGACCGGACACCCACTTCGACCTCGTCCGCCCCGGGCTGGCCGTCTACGGCCTCTCCCCGATCGCCGGGGAGAGCTACGGGCTGCGCCCGGCGATGACCGCGCGGGCCCGGGTGATGCTGGCCAAGCGCGTCCCCGCCGGCTCCGGCGTGTCGTACGGGCACACCTACACCACCGAGCGGGAGGCGAACCTCGCCGTGGTGCCGCTCGGCTACGCCGACGGGGTGCCCCGGCACGCCTCCAACAGCGGGCCGGTGCGGCTGCGCGGCAAGCGGCGGACGATCTCGGGCCGGGTCTGCATGGACCAGTTCGTGCTCGACTGCGGCGACGACCCGGTGGCCGCCGGCGACGTCGTCACGCTCTTCGGCAGCGGCGCCGACGGCGAGCCCACCGCCGACGACTGGGCCGAGGCGACCGGCACCATCAACTACGAGATCGTCACCCGGTTCGGCAGCACCCGGGTCCCCCGCGTCTACGACGGCGAGCGCCCGTGA
- a CDS encoding alpha/beta fold hydrolase — protein sequence MTSRSRIPLPRSGHARAAVGALAAVGVAAAGLAAERALVRKLKADPTDRYADEVFDEQRYDESFRLEMPDGTDIHVEVVEPTRPTPGNPTVVLVHGFCLDMGTFHFQRKVLAERGEHRIVAYDQPGHGRSGRLETGEYDLTALGRTLREVIDRAAPEGPLVLVGHSMGGMTIMAFAELFPEMFGDRVVGTVLMATSGGLLAETKLVAPALLGRVGAPVLYMVGNVTRYGGTAIDWARRSTTNVAWLLTRRYGFGTRHPSPALVSYVETMNSRTSADTVTRYLRTLATHSRFPALAALAGTPVLVIVGDKDMITPVTHSEEIVRRLPHAGFVKIPDSGHVVMLEHADEVNEALTRFLEEL from the coding sequence GTGACGTCGCGTTCCCGGATCCCCCTGCCCCGCTCCGGGCACGCCAGGGCCGCCGTCGGCGCGCTGGCCGCCGTCGGGGTCGCCGCCGCCGGGCTGGCCGCCGAACGCGCCCTGGTCCGCAAGCTCAAGGCAGACCCCACCGACCGGTACGCCGACGAGGTCTTCGACGAGCAGCGGTACGACGAGTCGTTCCGGCTGGAGATGCCCGACGGCACCGACATCCACGTCGAGGTGGTCGAGCCGACCCGGCCGACGCCCGGCAACCCGACAGTGGTGCTGGTGCACGGCTTCTGCCTGGACATGGGCACCTTCCACTTCCAGCGCAAGGTGCTCGCCGAGCGGGGCGAGCACCGGATCGTCGCGTACGACCAGCCGGGGCACGGCCGGTCGGGGCGGCTGGAGACCGGCGAGTACGACCTCACCGCGCTCGGCCGGACGCTGCGCGAGGTGATCGACCGCGCCGCCCCGGAGGGGCCCCTCGTGCTGGTCGGCCACTCGATGGGCGGCATGACCATCATGGCGTTCGCCGAGCTGTTCCCGGAGATGTTCGGCGACCGGGTCGTCGGCACCGTGCTGATGGCCACCTCCGGCGGCCTGCTCGCCGAGACAAAACTGGTCGCGCCCGCCCTGCTCGGCCGGGTCGGCGCGCCGGTGCTCTACATGGTCGGCAACGTCACCCGCTACGGCGGCACCGCGATCGACTGGGCCCGCAGGTCCACCACCAACGTGGCCTGGCTGCTCACCCGCCGGTACGGCTTCGGCACCCGGCACCCCAGCCCGGCGCTGGTGTCGTACGTCGAGACGATGAACTCGCGCACGTCCGCCGACACGGTGACCCGCTACCTGCGCACGCTGGCGACGCACTCCCGGTTCCCGGCGCTCGCCGCGCTGGCCGGCACCCCCGTGCTGGTGATCGTCGGCGACAAGGACATGATCACCCCCGTGACGCACTCCGAGGAGATCGTCCGGCGGCTGCCGCACGCCGGGTTCGTCAAGATCCCCGACAGCGGGCACGTCGTGATGCTGGAGCACGCCGACGAGGTCAACGAGGCGCTGACGCGCTTCCTGGAGGAGCTGTGA
- the tsaE gene encoding tRNA (adenosine(37)-N6)-threonylcarbamoyltransferase complex ATPase subunit type 1 TsaE, with protein sequence MTHVVELPTVEDTRAFGRRLAGLLRAGDLLLLTGPLGAGKTALTQGIGAGLGVLGDITSPTFVIARVHRPDPARGGTVALVHADAYRLGDAADPRAEIDDLDLDASVDESVTVVEWGEGLVEQLVEAHLRVRVDRRDDDTRVVGLEPVGGDWARRLTALG encoded by the coding sequence GTGACGCACGTCGTCGAGCTGCCGACGGTCGAGGACACCCGCGCGTTCGGGCGGCGGCTGGCCGGGCTGCTGCGCGCCGGCGACCTGCTGCTGCTGACCGGGCCGCTGGGCGCCGGCAAGACCGCGCTCACCCAGGGAATCGGGGCGGGGCTCGGCGTGCTCGGCGACATCACCTCGCCCACCTTCGTGATCGCCCGGGTGCACCGGCCCGACCCGGCGCGGGGCGGCACGGTGGCGCTGGTGCACGCCGACGCGTACCGGCTGGGCGACGCCGCCGACCCGCGCGCCGAGATCGACGACCTCGACCTGGACGCCTCGGTGGACGAGTCGGTCACCGTGGTCGAGTGGGGCGAGGGCCTCGTCGAGCAGCTGGTCGAGGCCCACCTGCGGGTGCGCGTCGACCGGCGCGACGACGACACCCGGGTAGTCGGGCTGGAGCCGGTCGGCGGCGACTGGGCGCGGCGCCTGACCGCCCTCGGGTGA
- the ung gene encoding uracil-DNA glycosylase: MPDDAPTLDLLALLPEDWRAVLTPHLDPARTAALAEFVAGEYATRTVYPPVEDLFSAYRLCAPADCRVLILGQDPYHKAGQAHGLSFSVREGVSVPPSLRNVFKELGEDLGVPKPSSGNLSGWAAQGVLLLNAVLTVREATPGSHANRGWEEFTDATIRALDAMGSRVVFLLWGGYARKKAALVTNPQHVVLEAGHPSPMNPRGFLGSRPFSAANKALADAGLPTIDWERSAG; the protein is encoded by the coding sequence ATGCCCGACGACGCCCCCACCCTGGACCTGCTGGCGCTGCTGCCGGAGGACTGGCGTGCCGTACTCACCCCGCACCTCGACCCGGCCCGCACGGCCGCGCTGGCCGAGTTCGTCGCAGGGGAATACGCGACCCGCACGGTCTACCCGCCGGTGGAGGACCTCTTCTCGGCCTACCGCCTCTGCGCGCCGGCCGACTGTCGGGTGCTGATCCTCGGGCAGGACCCCTACCACAAGGCGGGGCAGGCGCACGGGCTGAGCTTCAGCGTGCGCGAGGGCGTCAGCGTGCCGCCGTCGCTGCGCAACGTCTTCAAGGAGCTCGGTGAGGACCTCGGCGTGCCGAAGCCGAGCAGCGGCAACCTGAGCGGCTGGGCGGCGCAGGGCGTCCTGCTGCTCAACGCGGTGCTCACCGTCCGCGAGGCCACGCCCGGCTCGCACGCCAACCGGGGCTGGGAGGAGTTCACCGACGCCACCATCCGGGCGCTCGACGCGATGGGATCCCGGGTGGTCTTCCTGCTCTGGGGCGGCTACGCGCGCAAGAAGGCCGCGCTGGTCACCAACCCGCAGCACGTGGTGCTGGAGGCGGGGCACCCCAGCCCGATGAACCCGCGCGGCTTCCTGGGCAGCCGGCCGTTCAGCGCGGCCAACAAGGCCCTCGCCGACGCCGGCCTGCCCACGATCGACTGGGAGCGCTCGGCCGGCTGA
- a CDS encoding maleylpyruvate isomerase family mycothiol-dependent enzyme yields MTVRCSLCPQALGEPGGGGMTATVSDERWQVARAALAEQTDRFVELVRAAPPQAHATAHWSVADTLAHVGSIAWLYVCLVDPERPLPPVPGFDGLLPETTVDTVADFNDVLLGHLTERDPHLLLDRLQTDVKQFLVACERRRPDETVPWLGGARVPLAGLCAHLVNEVLVHGHDISRATGLPWRIPDPHAALFLELFLAGVVRHGYGRLIDGGAPPSERRIVVEFRSAYAPPLRLLLHRGRVTFAEPDARPDAVVDHEPATLNLMMFGRISRARAVLSGKVRVSGRRPWLLPAFQRKFRTPS; encoded by the coding sequence GTGACCGTCCGCTGTAGCCTGTGCCCGCAGGCGCTCGGCGAGCCGGGAGGCGGCGGGATGACGGCGACGGTCAGCGACGAACGGTGGCAGGTGGCGCGGGCGGCCCTGGCGGAGCAGACCGACCGCTTCGTCGAGCTGGTCCGCGCCGCCCCGCCGCAGGCCCACGCCACCGCCCACTGGTCGGTGGCGGACACGCTCGCCCACGTCGGGTCCATCGCGTGGCTGTACGTCTGCCTGGTGGACCCGGAGCGCCCGCTCCCGCCGGTGCCGGGCTTCGACGGGCTGCTCCCCGAGACCACCGTCGACACGGTGGCGGACTTCAACGACGTGCTGCTCGGGCACCTCACCGAGCGCGACCCGCACCTGCTGCTCGACCGGTTGCAGACCGACGTGAAGCAGTTCCTGGTCGCCTGCGAGAGGCGGCGCCCCGACGAGACGGTGCCGTGGCTCGGCGGGGCGCGGGTCCCGCTCGCCGGTCTCTGCGCCCACCTGGTCAACGAGGTGCTCGTCCACGGCCACGACATCTCCCGCGCCACCGGCCTGCCCTGGCGGATCCCCGACCCGCACGCCGCGCTCTTCCTGGAGCTGTTCCTGGCCGGCGTGGTCCGGCACGGCTACGGCCGGCTGATCGACGGCGGCGCGCCCCCGAGCGAGCGCCGGATCGTGGTCGAGTTCCGTTCGGCGTACGCGCCCCCGCTCCGGCTGCTGCTGCACCGGGGCCGGGTGACCTTCGCCGAGCCGGACGCCCGGCCCGACGCCGTGGTCGACCACGAGCCCGCGACGCTCAACCTGATGATGTTCGGCCGGATCAGCCGGGCCCGGGCGGTGCTCAGCGGCAAGGTGCGCGTCAGCGGGCGGCGTCCCTGGCTGCTGCCGGCCTTCCAGCGCAAGTTCCGCACCCCGAGCTGA
- the tsaB gene encoding tRNA (adenosine(37)-N6)-threonylcarbamoyltransferase complex dimerization subunit type 1 TsaB: MLVLVVDSSTPAVTAALVEVTAQGVATRAHRCTVDARAHGELLAPQVDAVLADADARPADLGAIVAGLGPGPFTGLRVGLVTAATMGQVLGVPTYGVCSLDAIGHPAAAGEPVLAASDARRREIYWAVYDGAGQRLVGPEVSAPAVAAERARGLAVTVAVGDGAHRYADALGLPVRAEPRYPDAGVLATLAAERIRAGAPGEALTPLYLRRPDAVAATARKPVLP; encoded by the coding sequence GTGCTCGTACTGGTGGTGGACAGCTCGACGCCCGCGGTGACGGCGGCGCTGGTGGAGGTCACGGCGCAGGGCGTCGCGACCCGGGCGCACCGCTGCACCGTCGACGCCCGCGCCCACGGCGAACTGCTCGCCCCGCAGGTCGACGCGGTGCTCGCCGACGCCGACGCCCGGCCGGCCGACCTGGGGGCGATCGTCGCCGGGCTCGGCCCCGGCCCGTTCACCGGGCTCCGGGTGGGGCTGGTCACCGCCGCCACCATGGGCCAGGTGCTCGGCGTGCCCACGTACGGCGTCTGCTCGCTGGACGCCATCGGCCACCCGGCGGCCGCCGGCGAGCCGGTGCTGGCCGCGAGCGACGCGCGGCGGCGCGAGATCTACTGGGCGGTCTACGACGGCGCGGGCCAGCGGCTCGTCGGGCCGGAGGTCTCCGCCCCGGCGGTCGCCGCCGAGCGCGCCCGGGGCCTGGCCGTCACGGTCGCGGTCGGCGACGGCGCGCACCGGTACGCGGACGCGCTCGGCCTGCCCGTGCGGGCGGAGCCGCGCTACCCGGACGCCGGCGTGCTGGCGACCCTGGCGGCCGAGCGGATCCGGGCCGGCGCCCCCGGCGAGGCGCTCACCCCGCTCTACCTGCGCCGCCCCGACGCCGTGGCGGCGACGGCGCGCAAGCCGGTCCTGCCGTGA
- the rimI gene encoding ribosomal protein S18-alanine N-acetyltransferase: protein MSGVRLERFRWWHVDEVLPIEADLFGAEQWSAAMFWNELANGHHYLVATDDDGAVLGYAGLTAAPPEEAWVQNIAVRRDAQRRGVGRLLLEALLAEAARLGARSTLLEVAADNAPAQLLYAAYGFEPIGVRRGYYQSSNTDALVMQRTAGSER, encoded by the coding sequence GTGAGCGGTGTGCGTCTCGAACGGTTCCGGTGGTGGCACGTCGACGAGGTGCTGCCGATCGAGGCGGACCTCTTCGGCGCCGAGCAGTGGTCGGCGGCCATGTTCTGGAACGAGCTGGCCAACGGGCACCACTACCTGGTCGCCACCGACGACGACGGCGCCGTGCTGGGCTACGCCGGGCTCACCGCGGCCCCGCCCGAGGAGGCGTGGGTGCAGAACATCGCAGTGCGTCGGGACGCCCAGCGGCGCGGCGTCGGCCGGCTGCTGCTGGAGGCGCTGCTCGCCGAGGCGGCCCGGCTCGGGGCCCGGAGCACCCTGCTGGAGGTCGCGGCGGACAACGCGCCCGCCCAACTGCTCTACGCGGCGTACGGCTTCGAGCCGATCGGCGTACGGCGCGGCTACTACCAATCGAGCAACACCGACGCGCTGGTCATGCAGCGCACCGCGGGAAGTGAGCGATGA
- a CDS encoding RNA-guided endonuclease InsQ/TnpB family protein, whose product MAGRVVKRAYKYRFYPTVQQAELLNRTFGCVRFVYNRALAERTRAWFQEQERVTFAATCRMLTAWKRDPEMAWLSEVSNVALQQGLQHLQRAYLNIVWSRPLPEGASPSTVTVSRDSANRWHISILVETTIATLAPSPNRVGVDAGITSLVTLSTGEKVTNPKHEKRDRECLARAQRDLARKAKGSMNRAKARIKVARIHARIADRRRDLLHKLSTRITRENQTVVIEDLSVRNMVRNHSLARAISDAAWSQLRRQLEYKADWYGRTVVAVDRFYPSSKTCSTCGRITPSLPLDVRSWTCLCGAVHDRDVNAAINILAAGLAVSVSGDGVRPARA is encoded by the coding sequence GTGGCGGGTCGAGTGGTGAAGCGGGCGTACAAGTACCGCTTCTACCCCACGGTTCAGCAGGCGGAACTGCTGAACCGCACGTTTGGCTGCGTGCGGTTCGTCTACAACCGTGCCCTCGCCGAACGTACGCGGGCCTGGTTTCAGGAACAGGAGAGAGTGACGTTCGCCGCGACCTGCCGGATGCTCACCGCGTGGAAACGCGACCCGGAGATGGCGTGGCTGTCCGAGGTGTCCAACGTGGCCCTGCAACAGGGCCTGCAACACCTGCAACGGGCGTACCTCAACATCGTCTGGTCGAGGCCGCTGCCCGAGGGCGCGAGTCCGTCCACGGTCACGGTGTCACGCGACAGCGCGAACCGCTGGCACATCTCGATCCTGGTCGAGACCACGATCGCAACGCTCGCGCCGAGCCCGAACCGGGTCGGCGTGGACGCCGGCATCACCAGCCTGGTCACCCTGTCCACCGGGGAGAAGGTCACCAACCCGAAGCACGAGAAGCGGGACCGCGAATGCCTGGCCAGGGCGCAGCGGGACCTGGCCCGCAAGGCCAAGGGCTCCATGAATCGGGCCAAGGCCCGGATCAAGGTCGCCCGCATCCACGCCCGTATCGCCGACCGGCGACGCGACCTGCTGCACAAGCTGTCCACGAGGATCACCCGCGAGAACCAAACGGTGGTTATCGAGGACCTGTCGGTACGCAACATGGTCCGCAACCACAGCCTCGCCCGCGCCATCTCCGACGCGGCGTGGTCGCAGTTGCGCCGCCAACTGGAGTACAAGGCCGACTGGTACGGGCGGACCGTGGTCGCGGTCGACCGTTTCTATCCGTCGTCCAAGACCTGTTCGACGTGCGGGCGGATCACCCCGTCCCTGCCGTTGGACGTCCGGTCGTGGACGTGCCTCTGCGGCGCGGTCCACGACCGGGACGTCAACGCGGCGATCAACATTCTGGCGGCCGGGCTGGCCGTGTCCGTCTCTGGAGATGGTGTGAGACCAGCCCGCGCCTAG